A genomic window from Streptomyces sp. NBC_01429 includes:
- the aceB gene encoding malate synthase A, which yields MSAAAPSPLAIVDAEPLPRQDEVLTDAALTFVAELHRRFTPRRDELLARRTERRAEIARTSSLDFLPETAAVREDDSWRVAPAPAALADRRVEITGPTDRKMTINALNSGARIWLADFEDASAPTWQNVIGGQLNLRDAYRRRIDFTDPGSGKSYALKAADELATVVMRPRGWHLAERHLQLDGERIPGALVDFGLYFFHNAQRLIELGKGPYFYLPKTESHLEARLWNDVFVFAQEYVGIPQGTVRATVLIETITAAYEMEEILYELRDHASGLNAGRWDYLFSIVKNFRDGGSKFVLPDRNAVTMTAPFMRAYTELLVRTCHKRGAHAIGGMAAFIPSRHDAEVNKVAFEKVRADKDREAADGFDGSWVAHPGLVPVAMASFDAVLGDRPNQKDRLREDVSVAAGDLTAIDSLDARPTYEGLRNAVQVGIRYIEAWLRGMGAVAIFNLMEDAATAEISRSQIWQWINAGVEFPSPEGPDVRVTPDLARRLAAEELTALRAELGEEAFAAGRWQQAHDLLLTVALDDDYADFLTLPAYEQLRG from the coding sequence ATGTCCGCAGCAGCGCCCTCCCCGCTGGCGATCGTCGACGCCGAGCCTCTGCCCCGGCAGGACGAGGTACTCACCGACGCCGCCCTCACCTTCGTCGCTGAGCTGCACCGGCGGTTCACCCCCCGCCGTGACGAGCTGCTCGCCCGCCGCACCGAGCGGCGCGCCGAGATCGCCCGCACCTCCAGCCTGGACTTCCTGCCGGAGACCGCCGCCGTACGCGAGGACGACAGCTGGCGCGTCGCGCCGGCACCGGCCGCGCTGGCGGACCGCCGCGTGGAGATCACCGGCCCCACCGACCGCAAGATGACGATCAACGCGCTGAACTCGGGAGCGCGGATCTGGCTCGCGGACTTCGAGGACGCCTCGGCTCCCACCTGGCAGAACGTGATCGGCGGCCAGCTGAACCTGCGGGACGCCTACCGCCGCCGTATCGACTTCACCGACCCGGGCTCCGGCAAGTCGTACGCGCTCAAGGCCGCCGACGAGCTGGCGACCGTCGTGATGCGCCCGCGCGGCTGGCACCTGGCGGAGCGCCATCTTCAGCTGGACGGCGAGCGGATCCCCGGCGCGCTGGTCGACTTCGGGCTGTACTTCTTCCACAACGCCCAGCGGCTGATCGAGCTGGGCAAGGGCCCGTACTTCTACCTCCCGAAGACGGAGTCGCACCTGGAGGCGCGCCTCTGGAACGACGTCTTCGTCTTCGCCCAGGAGTACGTGGGCATCCCTCAGGGGACCGTCCGGGCGACGGTGCTCATCGAGACGATCACCGCCGCGTACGAGATGGAGGAGATCCTCTACGAGCTGCGCGACCACGCCTCCGGGCTCAACGCGGGCCGCTGGGACTATCTCTTCTCCATCGTGAAGAACTTCCGCGACGGCGGCTCCAAGTTCGTCCTGCCGGACCGCAACGCGGTGACGATGACAGCGCCGTTCATGCGCGCCTACACCGAACTCCTCGTCCGCACCTGCCACAAGCGCGGCGCGCACGCCATCGGCGGCATGGCCGCCTTCATCCCCTCCCGGCACGACGCGGAGGTCAACAAGGTCGCCTTCGAGAAGGTCAGGGCGGACAAGGACCGCGAGGCGGCCGACGGCTTCGACGGATCGTGGGTCGCCCACCCGGGCCTCGTCCCCGTCGCGATGGCCTCCTTCGACGCGGTCCTGGGCGACCGCCCGAACCAGAAGGACCGGCTGCGCGAGGACGTCTCCGTCGCCGCCGGCGACCTCACCGCCATCGACTCCCTGGACGCCCGCCCCACGTACGAGGGCCTGCGCAACGCCGTGCAGGTCGGCATCCGTTACATCGAGGCATGGCTCCGGGGCATGGGCGCGGTCGCCATCTTCAACCTGATGGAGGACGCGGCCACGGCCGAGATCTCCCGCTCCCAGATCTGGCAGTGGATCAACGCGGGCGTCGAATTCCCCTCCCCCGAAGGCCCCGACGTACGGGTCACCCCCGACCTCGCCCGCCGGCTGGCCGCCGAGGAACTCACCGCCCTCCGCGCCGAACTCGGCGAGGAAGCCTTCGCCGCCGGCCGCTGGCAGCAGGCCCACGACCTGCTGCTGACAGTCGCGCTGGACGACGACTACGCGGACTTCCTGACGCTCCCCGCGTACGAACAGCTCCGGGGCTGA
- a CDS encoding DEAD/DEAH box helicase, giving the protein MTEAEAGADKRLGADALDSVLVHHLVNTLGWPGLRPLQEQAVAPLLSGEDTVLLAPTAGGKTEAAVFPLLSRMAAERWTGTSVLYVCPLKALLNNLLPRLETYTAWMGRTAALWHGDVTTGRRRRILADRPDVLLTTPESLEAMLVSANVDHRVFFAGLRAIVVDEVHAFAGDDRGWHLLAVLERLQKTVGRPVQRVGLSATVGNPAELLHWLQGSAAGRRPARVVAPHLDAAAPVSAAGPPPGDVQLDHVGSVANAATVIAALHAGEKRLVFCESRRLVEELGEKLRLKGVTTFLSHASLSVDERRRAEQAFGEARDCVIVSTSTLELGIDVGDLDRVIQLDAPATVASFLQRLGRTGRRAGSVRNCLFLALSEEGLLAAAALLLRWSRGWVEPVVAPPEPRHIVAQQLLALCLQEHRVGEELWHEWWNGFGPFGASAQPVVRHLVDEGYLDRDGGMLFIGPEAERRFGQRHFMNLTAVFTAPPQFTVLHGRTEIGRTDPELLTEEIEGPRKLLLGGRSWLVTYIDWHRKRCFVEPVDSGGKAKWSGFGFARVTSFELARATREVLLGADPEVHLTKRAVAALQEAREHFPEYVHPGGTLVTRGPGGYLRWWTWAGHRANATLAATLGTVAAPAQRVNDCWIRLREDVSQQEWQQTRSDAPDHLCLPDIDERAVKGLKFAEALPPRLARATLAVRFADPEGARKVLDEPVRFVSGTG; this is encoded by the coding sequence GTGACCGAGGCGGAGGCCGGGGCGGACAAGAGACTGGGGGCCGACGCGCTCGACTCCGTACTCGTCCATCACCTCGTCAACACCCTGGGATGGCCGGGGCTCCGGCCCCTTCAGGAACAGGCAGTCGCACCGCTGCTGTCGGGAGAGGACACGGTACTGCTCGCCCCCACCGCCGGCGGCAAGACCGAGGCGGCCGTCTTCCCGCTGCTGTCCCGCATGGCGGCGGAGCGCTGGACCGGCACCTCGGTGCTGTATGTGTGTCCGCTGAAGGCGCTGCTCAACAATCTGCTGCCGCGGCTGGAGACCTACACCGCGTGGATGGGGCGGACAGCGGCGCTGTGGCACGGTGATGTCACCACCGGGCGGCGCCGCAGGATTCTGGCCGACCGGCCCGATGTCCTGCTCACCACGCCGGAGTCGCTGGAAGCGATGCTGGTCAGCGCCAACGTCGACCATCGTGTGTTCTTCGCGGGGCTGCGCGCGATCGTCGTCGACGAGGTGCACGCGTTCGCCGGGGACGACCGCGGCTGGCACCTTCTCGCCGTACTGGAACGGCTGCAGAAGACCGTAGGGCGCCCGGTGCAGCGCGTCGGCCTCTCCGCGACCGTGGGGAACCCCGCCGAACTGCTGCACTGGCTCCAGGGTTCGGCGGCAGGCCGACGGCCGGCCCGCGTCGTAGCACCGCATCTCGACGCGGCGGCCCCCGTGTCCGCCGCGGGCCCGCCTCCGGGCGACGTCCAGCTCGACCATGTCGGATCCGTCGCCAACGCCGCCACCGTCATCGCGGCTCTGCACGCGGGCGAGAAACGGCTCGTCTTCTGCGAGTCACGGCGGCTGGTCGAAGAACTGGGCGAGAAGCTCCGACTCAAAGGAGTGACCACCTTCCTTTCGCATGCCTCCCTGTCGGTGGACGAACGGCGGCGGGCGGAGCAGGCGTTCGGGGAGGCGCGCGACTGCGTGATCGTCTCCACGAGCACGCTGGAACTCGGGATCGACGTGGGTGACCTGGACCGGGTGATCCAGCTCGACGCGCCCGCCACGGTCGCCTCGTTCCTGCAACGCCTGGGCAGGACCGGCCGCCGGGCAGGCAGCGTACGGAACTGTCTCTTTCTCGCGCTGAGCGAAGAGGGCCTGCTCGCCGCCGCGGCGTTGCTCCTGCGATGGTCCCGGGGCTGGGTGGAACCGGTCGTCGCGCCGCCCGAACCACGCCATATCGTCGCGCAGCAGCTCCTTGCTCTCTGCCTCCAGGAGCACCGGGTCGGCGAGGAGCTGTGGCACGAGTGGTGGAACGGCTTCGGGCCCTTCGGCGCGTCGGCGCAGCCGGTCGTACGCCACTTGGTGGACGAGGGATACCTGGACCGGGACGGCGGCATGCTGTTCATCGGTCCCGAGGCGGAACGCCGCTTCGGGCAGCGGCACTTCATGAACCTCACCGCGGTGTTCACGGCGCCCCCGCAGTTCACTGTTCTGCACGGCCGTACGGAGATCGGCAGAACCGATCCCGAACTGCTGACCGAAGAGATCGAGGGCCCGCGAAAACTGCTTCTGGGCGGGCGCAGCTGGCTCGTGACGTACATCGACTGGCACCGCAAACGCTGCTTCGTGGAGCCGGTCGACAGCGGCGGCAAGGCCAAGTGGAGCGGATTCGGCTTTGCCCGCGTCACGTCGTTCGAACTGGCACGTGCCACGCGGGAAGTGCTGCTCGGGGCCGACCCGGAGGTGCACCTCACCAAACGCGCGGTGGCGGCGCTCCAGGAGGCCAGGGAACACTTTCCGGAGTACGTCCACCCGGGCGGCACCCTTGTCACCCGCGGACCCGGTGGCTACCTCCGTTGGTGGACCTGGGCGGGACACCGTGCCAACGCCACTCTCGCCGCGACCCTCGGCACCGTCGCCGCGCCCGCTCAGCGGGTCAACGACTGCTGGATCCGGCTGCGCGAGGACGTGAGCCAGCAGGAATGGCAGCAGACCCGGTCCGACGCACCCGATCATCTGTGCCTCCCCGACATCGACGAACGGGCCGTGAAGGGACTCAAGTTCGCGGAGGCTCTGCCGCCGCGCCTGGCCCGCGCCACGCTCGCTGTCCGGTTCGCCGATCCGGAAGGAGCACGGAAGGTACTGGACGAACCGGTCAGGTTTGTGAGCGGGACAGGCTGA